From a single Ignavibacteria bacterium genomic region:
- a CDS encoding T9SS type A sorting domain-containing protein, with the protein MKRFTLFMVVILFSGILFAQQNKINVVISIKCTNAPQFSIWNDTIREGQKYAFQAKNLPAPYNVAQSLYNAMVGSYIMFEDGCINQDIQVRITLNGVNCSNGLFNPANLANLFINWRIEVYSFNGLDPLGSPFNFASPNKFRLVLMRSQQFNQFLTMAGINPVAVLAFAYLTATNTFDLTGITTELFPDSIRVRVSHFSDLVGSTQGSLTSTNETITEIPSAFALDQNYPNPFNPSTKIRYSVPERSDVLIRVFDIMGTEVARLVNESKEAGVYEASFDAAGLPSGMYMYELRAGSVVISKKMLLLK; encoded by the coding sequence ATGAAAAGATTTACACTTTTCATGGTTGTTATTCTGTTCTCGGGCATATTGTTTGCTCAACAGAACAAGATTAATGTGGTCATCTCCATCAAATGCACAAACGCACCGCAGTTTTCCATTTGGAATGACACCATTCGTGAGGGGCAGAAATATGCTTTTCAAGCAAAGAATCTTCCTGCACCTTATAATGTTGCACAATCACTCTACAACGCAATGGTTGGCTCATACATCATGTTTGAAGACGGGTGTATAAACCAGGATATTCAGGTACGAATTACGCTGAACGGAGTAAATTGTTCCAATGGATTATTCAATCCCGCAAATCTGGCAAACCTGTTTATCAACTGGAGGATAGAGGTTTACTCATTTAACGGACTTGATCCATTGGGTTCACCTTTCAATTTCGCATCACCAAACAAATTCAGGCTGGTCCTGATGCGGTCGCAACAGTTCAATCAATTCCTCACAATGGCAGGTATCAATCCTGTTGCTGTGCTGGCATTTGCTTACCTGACTGCAACAAATACATTTGATCTGACGGGAATTACCACAGAGCTGTTTCCTGATTCCATAAGAGTAAGAGTATCCCATTTTTCAGATCTCGTTGGAAGTACTCAGGGAAGTCTGACCTCGACGAATGAAACGATAACAGAGATACCGTCTGCATTCGCTCTCGATCAAAATTATCCAAACCCGTTTAACCCTTCCACAAAGATTCGCTATTCAGTACCCGAAAGGTCGGATGTGCTGATCAGAGTATTTGACATAATGGGAACGGAAGTGGCCAGACTGGTGAATGAATCGAAGGAAGCCGGAGTCTATGAGGCATCATTCGATGCTGCAGGTTTGCCCTCAGGAATGTATATGTATGAACTGAGAGCCGGGAGTGTCGTAATCAGTAAAAAAATGCTGCTGCTCAAGTAA
- a CDS encoding adenosine deaminase — MINLVFKKRFLLTTEEIIKTVPKVLLHEHLDGTLRPETIIELARETGYDKLPTQDPVELRNWFHRGANKGNLVEYLQGFEHTCAVMQTREALTRVAFEMIEDMYNDGVCYVEIRFAPIFHTLKGLYMDDVVSAVLEGLEEGKAKYKVEFGLILCGMRNMKDTLEIAELAVNFREKGVVGFDLAGEEGGYPPKKHIEAFQYIQRENFNITIHAGEAFGKESIWQAIQWCGAHRIGHGTRLVEDMIIAEDGQTVTGMGDLAQYVLDKRIPIECCLLSNVHTGAVESLEKHPFKILYKNKFRVTINTDNCLMSDTTMTKEFVTAVQIFDLHLDDVEKITINAMKSAFIHHNERIRLIYDVIKPGYLKMREKLTSLQL, encoded by the coding sequence ATGATAAATTTAGTATTTAAAAAGAGGTTTTTATTGACAACTGAAGAAATTATTAAAACTGTACCCAAGGTGCTCCTGCATGAACACCTTGACGGGACTTTGAGACCCGAGACCATTATTGAACTCGCCCGTGAAACGGGATACGATAAACTGCCAACTCAGGACCCAGTGGAACTGAGGAACTGGTTCCACCGTGGAGCCAACAAGGGTAACCTCGTTGAATACCTGCAGGGTTTCGAACACACATGTGCTGTAATGCAAACGAGAGAGGCTCTCACAAGAGTTGCTTTCGAGATGATTGAAGACATGTACAATGACGGTGTTTGTTATGTGGAAATAAGGTTTGCTCCCATTTTCCATACTCTCAAAGGGCTTTACATGGATGATGTGGTTTCTGCCGTCCTTGAAGGTCTTGAAGAGGGAAAGGCTAAGTATAAAGTCGAATTCGGCCTGATCCTCTGCGGAATGAGGAACATGAAAGATACACTTGAAATTGCTGAACTTGCAGTAAATTTCAGGGAAAAAGGTGTCGTTGGTTTCGATCTCGCAGGTGAAGAAGGCGGTTATCCCCCAAAAAAGCATATCGAAGCGTTTCAGTATATCCAAAGAGAGAATTTCAATATTACCATCCATGCCGGTGAGGCCTTTGGCAAGGAATCAATCTGGCAGGCAATTCAATGGTGTGGAGCCCACAGAATCGGTCACGGTACAAGACTCGTGGAAGACATGATTATAGCTGAAGATGGTCAAACAGTTACAGGAATGGGTGACCTTGCCCAGTATGTGCTCGACAAAAGAATTCCGATTGAGTGCTGCCTCCTGAGCAATGTACACACAGGAGCTGTTGAATCCCTTGAAAAGCACCCCTTCAAGATTCTCTACAAAAACAAATTCAGAGTCACGATCAACACCGACAACTGTCTGATGAGTGATACCACGATGACCAAGGAATTTGTAACAGCAGTTCAGATTTTTGACCTCCACCTCGACGATGTGGAAAAAATAACAATTAATGCAATGAAATCCGCTTTTATCCATCATAATGAGAGGATCCGCCTCATTTACGATGTGATTAAACCGGGATATCTGAAAATGAGAGAAAAACTCACTTCACTTCAATTATAG
- a CDS encoding FAD:protein FMN transferase — MPFRISFLLWLGACSLLAQDTTLLYEVNASKNLIGTVVDVKVFAGDIQKAKKTLYLAFREIERIDSLLAWQIPASEISKINEAAGKAPAKISFETFSILKRSAQYSELSSGIFDVTIGPLTQLWGFNGDDEPSDVPPANKIDSCKQLVNFRNLSLNEKDTTAFLQFKGMSIDLGGIGKGYAIDRASDILKKYGFTSFLFNAGGDILVSGMKNENQKWVIGIKHPRDEGKLIGSVELADLAIATSGDYERYFEKNGVRYHHIIDPRTGYPATGSTSVSVVAESSEKSDALATILFITQGDTSSSAPDYLIIDSNLVRHFSPKFKSKYSFVQN; from the coding sequence ATGCCATTTCGCATTAGTTTTTTATTGTGGCTGGGAGCATGCTCCCTGCTGGCTCAGGACACGACCCTTCTTTACGAGGTGAATGCCTCAAAGAATCTTATCGGAACTGTCGTGGATGTTAAGGTGTTCGCGGGTGACATCCAGAAGGCTAAAAAAACTTTGTATCTCGCTTTCCGCGAAATCGAAAGAATCGATTCACTTCTTGCCTGGCAGATTCCCGCATCTGAAATATCCAAAATTAACGAAGCTGCCGGGAAAGCTCCCGCCAAAATATCGTTTGAAACCTTCTCCATTTTGAAACGCTCAGCTCAATATTCTGAACTTTCCTCAGGCATTTTTGATGTCACAATAGGACCTCTCACACAACTCTGGGGTTTTAACGGAGACGATGAACCTTCAGATGTTCCACCGGCAAACAAGATTGACTCCTGCAAACAGCTTGTCAATTTCAGGAACCTTTCACTCAATGAAAAAGATACCACAGCATTTTTGCAGTTCAAAGGTATGTCGATTGACCTTGGTGGTATCGGGAAAGGGTACGCCATCGACAGAGCATCCGACATATTAAAAAAGTACGGCTTTACCTCTTTCCTTTTTAATGCCGGCGGTGATATCCTGGTATCGGGGATGAAAAATGAAAATCAGAAGTGGGTTATCGGAATCAAGCATCCGCGCGATGAGGGGAAACTAATTGGCAGTGTAGAGCTTGCTGACCTTGCCATCGCGACAAGTGGCGACTATGAAAGATATTTTGAGAAAAACGGTGTCAGGTATCATCATATCATTGACCCTCGAACCGGATATCCCGCTACCGGGAGCACCAGTGTTTCTGTAGTGGCAGAGTCTTCAGAAAAATCCGATGCCCTGGCTACAATTCTTTTCATCACCCAGGGGGACACATCATCTTCTGCACCCGATTATCTCATCATCGATTCTAATCTGGTCAGACACTTCTCTCCAAAATTCAAATCTAAATACTCCTTCGTACAGAATTGA
- a CDS encoding DUF3467 domain-containing protein encodes MNQNPKDTAIPQQQQLNVELGEKEAEGIYSNLAFITHSPAEFVIDFTRILPGIQKAKVMSRIITTPQHAKMLLRALADNIDKYESRFGEINVDFQQEPAFGFPPPKTEKFN; translated from the coding sequence ATGAATCAGAATCCAAAAGATACAGCAATACCTCAACAGCAACAACTCAATGTGGAGCTTGGAGAGAAAGAGGCGGAAGGAATTTATTCCAACCTCGCTTTCATCACACATTCCCCTGCGGAATTTGTGATCGATTTTACAAGGATACTCCCGGGTATTCAGAAGGCAAAAGTGATGTCGAGGATAATAACGACACCACAGCATGCCAAGATGCTGCTAAGAGCCCTGGCTGATAACATCGATAAATATGAATCCAGATTCGGTGAAATAAATGTCGATTTTCAACAGGAGCCTGCTTTTGGGTTTCCGCCTCCCAAGACGGAAAAGTTTAACTGA
- a CDS encoding NusG domain II-containing protein, with amino-acid sequence MKRRDFIKTGALMAGALSLPSIAKSFTPAELVTGSSLAIITNDADAAAALAQSFFAKTGASERLKYEEFDLAGEFLGDIVFIDKGKLVNFRSEHDQKSGLLAEISSKLGLPAKLTNPKFVRFLSVADTSDENKSIRIFSNNSLVKEIKLNNELVTFSVEGAQGTSEFQLSKAGIKVVGAPCGHKTCMKLGSASIAGESLICIPNRVRAVVYGAQSSLFDAISH; translated from the coding sequence ATGAAAAGAAGAGATTTTATCAAAACGGGAGCATTAATGGCGGGAGCATTATCCCTCCCTTCGATTGCAAAAAGCTTCACACCGGCGGAGCTTGTGACAGGATCATCCCTCGCCATTATTACAAATGACGCCGATGCTGCAGCAGCTCTTGCTCAGTCATTCTTCGCAAAAACCGGAGCATCTGAAAGACTGAAGTACGAGGAATTCGACCTCGCAGGAGAGTTTCTTGGTGATATCGTTTTCATCGACAAGGGAAAACTTGTCAACTTCCGTTCGGAGCATGATCAGAAATCGGGACTCCTGGCGGAAATATCATCCAAACTCGGCTTGCCTGCAAAATTGACAAATCCAAAATTTGTAAGATTTCTCTCTGTTGCCGATACTTCAGACGAAAATAAATCGATCCGGATTTTTAGCAACAATTCCCTCGTTAAAGAAATTAAACTAAACAACGAACTTGTCACATTCAGCGTGGAAGGTGCACAAGGGACTTCAGAGTTTCAACTCTCCAAAGCCGGTATTAAAGTTGTCGGTGCCCCCTGTGGTCACAAAACATGTATGAAACTGGGATCCGCCTCAATCGCCGGAGAATCCCTGATCTGCATTCCCAACCGGGTAAGAGCCGTTGTTTACGGAGCACAGAGCAGTCTGTTTGATGCCATTTCGCATTAG
- the hutU gene encoding urocanate hydratase, whose amino-acid sequence MVKEERIIRAPHGSTLSCKGWVQEAAMRMLMNNLDPEVAENPAELIVYGGKGKAARNWESFDAIVESLKQLENDETLLVQSGKPVAIFRSHPDAPRVLISNSMLVPRWANWDEFRRLEALGLTMYGQMTAGSWIYIGTQGILQGTYETFAECARQKFGGSLKGKLLLTSGLGGMGGAQPLAATMNGATFLGIDVDKSRIQKRIETGYIDILSEDLDEALKIVLDAKESGANISVGLVGNAADILPELLKRNVIPDIVTDQTSAHDTLNGYVPMGMSFEQALALRKSDPDKYITLAKETIVVHLKAMLEFQKRGSVTFDYGNNIRGEAQANGVENAFDIPGFVPEYIRPLFCDGSGPFRWAALSGDPEDIYVTDEAVKAAFPENTSLINWLELARKKVHFQGLPARICWLSYGDRAKMGLIFNQLVADKKVKAPIVIGRDHLDCGSVASPYRETEAMKDGSDAIADWPILNALINAVNGASWISVHHGGGVGIGNSIHAGMVIVADGTPEAAKRIERVLTSDPGMGIVRHADAGYDRAKENARNKSVKIPMLK is encoded by the coding sequence ATGGTAAAGGAAGAAAGAATTATCAGAGCTCCTCACGGTTCCACCCTCTCCTGCAAGGGATGGGTGCAGGAAGCTGCGATGAGAATGTTGATGAATAATCTCGACCCCGAAGTTGCAGAAAATCCTGCAGAACTTATTGTCTATGGCGGTAAAGGGAAAGCAGCCCGCAACTGGGAATCGTTCGATGCAATTGTTGAATCACTGAAACAACTCGAAAACGATGAAACCCTTCTTGTTCAATCGGGTAAACCTGTTGCAATTTTCAGAAGTCATCCGGATGCTCCCAGGGTTCTTATTTCGAATTCGATGCTGGTGCCCCGCTGGGCAAACTGGGACGAATTCCGCCGTCTTGAAGCCCTCGGACTCACCATGTACGGTCAAATGACAGCCGGCAGTTGGATATACATCGGCACTCAAGGCATTCTGCAGGGGACCTACGAGACATTCGCTGAGTGTGCCCGCCAGAAATTCGGCGGATCACTTAAAGGGAAACTCCTTCTCACCTCCGGTCTCGGAGGAATGGGAGGAGCACAGCCTCTTGCTGCCACCATGAACGGTGCCACATTCCTCGGAATTGATGTCGACAAATCCAGAATTCAGAAAAGAATTGAGACAGGTTACATCGATATTCTTAGTGAAGACCTCGACGAAGCTCTGAAAATCGTTCTCGATGCCAAAGAATCTGGTGCCAACATCTCAGTTGGTCTTGTTGGAAATGCTGCCGATATTCTTCCCGAACTCCTGAAGAGAAATGTAATCCCCGATATCGTTACTGATCAGACATCTGCTCACGATACATTGAATGGTTATGTGCCAATGGGGATGTCGTTCGAACAGGCTCTTGCACTTCGGAAATCAGACCCAGACAAGTATATTACCCTTGCGAAGGAAACTATTGTTGTTCATCTGAAAGCGATGCTCGAATTCCAAAAACGGGGTTCGGTCACTTTCGATTATGGAAACAATATCCGTGGCGAGGCACAGGCAAATGGCGTGGAAAATGCTTTCGATATACCCGGATTTGTTCCGGAGTACATTCGTCCGCTTTTCTGCGACGGAAGCGGTCCTTTCCGTTGGGCAGCCCTTTCGGGTGACCCGGAAGATATCTATGTAACCGACGAGGCCGTTAAAGCTGCATTTCCTGAAAACACTTCTCTTATCAACTGGCTTGAGCTTGCAAGAAAAAAAGTCCATTTCCAGGGACTTCCTGCGAGAATATGCTGGCTAAGCTATGGTGACAGGGCTAAAATGGGATTGATTTTCAATCAGCTCGTAGCGGATAAAAAAGTGAAAGCTCCAATTGTAATTGGCAGAGATCATCTTGACTGCGGTTCTGTAGCATCCCCTTACAGGGAAACAGAAGCAATGAAAGACGGCAGCGATGCCATTGCCGACTGGCCCATCCTTAACGCTCTCATTAACGCTGTTAACGGTGCCTCATGGATATCAGTCCATCACGGTGGTGGTGTTGGAATTGGTAATTCCATTCATGCCGGGATGGTTATTGTAGCTGATGGCACGCCCGAGGCTGCAAAAAGAATAGAAAGAGTCCTTACTTCAGACCCCGGTATGGGAATAGTAAGACACGCAGACGCCGGCTACGACCGGGCAAAAGAAAACGCCCGCAACAAGTCGGTTAAAATACCCATGTTGAAATAA